The segment CCATTTGGGCAAAGTCTTTACTTACtttgttattaatgtttaaattctaCTAAAATGACACTAATAcggtaataaaattgtaaaacaataaGAATTTATCCTCACCTCGTAGGAATTCTGTAGTATTATCCAATACAAGATTCAGGAGGGGATCATAACCTTTCAAGATTCCCGCTGCTTCCCTTCCTCCGGCAAACTTTACACGAATACTCTTTTCTAAGTATTTGCTGAGGTCTAGAATGGATTCTTTCCTTCGCTTCTCTTTATTATCACCAGAATTTTGACCCGACTAAAAAGAAAATCAACTGTAAGTCAAGTAGACAAAGTTACAAAACTTGTTCGTATAACTTTATTACCCTACCTTGCCTTTGTCACCTCCTTCTTTCGAtgccattatttaaaaaaactgtaaataCCTTAATACCCgggtacaaaataaatatttacgtacTGTTTGTTTTCGGTCTTTCGTGAATCATAAATTCAAACTTCTTTTTTTGAGGTTAGTTTATTTCGTTCAGAAATTTATCATGAATTCATTGACTGCACCTTACCTCTagagaatattatttcaattattataattttataatatcaaagcCAAACGATATATCTGAAAGACTAAGAACGTCGGCACCGCGCTCTCTAGAATTAAGTATTATCGCCTACTTTTCAATGATTATCGATAATAGCATCAACCCTATCACTGTCAAATGTTAATTTTCAAATGTCAATCACTGTcaaaatacgtaagactaggcagtatggtcgtaagactatagcctgtcctctaaggacgaattataaaaaaaaaaaatcaatcactGTCAAAGCTGTCAAAATCAAAACACCAAAAGAAAATCGCgacgtaaacaaaataataaattaggaAATTTTTTCACATATTTATAGTTACATAAGAATTCAATGGACGAATGGATGAGGCGGAAATTGCACGTTATAGAATAGTAGTTACGGTATTAAACATAGTATAAGCAAATGAAATATCAATGCGCTCTTCGGTGAGCTACATACTGTCTCACGCCCCAGGAGAATCGGTGATGTCGCATCCGGACTACGCTCAGCACACCCAGCACCATGCGTGCTTGCTGGTGCTCGTCAAGGGAGTCGGAGGCACGCTGAAAAACTTTAACAAGTTCTGGGAGAGAATTCAGAGAGTCAATAACATTAAAGTTACTGGTGGGTGTCGCCTactattttaaatcaaaaataaatgtgtagtcttatattctttattaataatattcaaaagtaGTTCAAAGTAAGACATAACATTGTATTAaatgatacattttataaagGGGTCATCTAATTGCATAGGTAATAATATATGATTGTAATACTTTTACATTTGTGTAAACTACATTCATACgtcattattatatgaaatctaCAGTGGTACAaaacagtttataaatatattcaatgtttATGTTCTTTTAAAGATTCAACGGGACAAGTGAGAGATATCTGGGTGCGGTATGTGAGGGACTATCCTGTTGAAAACAATGACTGGGGAGATTTCCAGACTCAcaggtattatatatttaaacttaccTTTTTTGTCATCTTAAAACCTTACACATACATATACCCATTATAATTCATGAATCAATATCAGCAAGTTTggtaatgatttatgtttatgcaaatttaggtataaaagtataaaaaaatatcagatttCATCAAAggctttttgatttttatttttttacattttgaagactgcagcctttatggtcatgTGATGGTGGTGTTTTTAGTCCTAAAggtcaaagttaaaatatctactatAGTCGGGGTGGGTCAGCTTCAATAAGAGTCCTCAATATAGCAGCGTAAACTTTAATGcacataattataaacttatcaTAAGTACACTTACGCGCCATGGACTACGTGACTCCCCCGGTGGCGCGCAGGCTCACCCCATTAGTCGGGAAGATGTCACGTGCGGTGCCTGGATACATCTGGTTTCGGATGCTCGCCGTTACGAGGTGTATCGTGCAGGCAATGTACCGCGACCTATACGGACAGGGAGTCTGCTACTAGTCATTactatattacctatattttacaactatacagtttttttttattgtaaaacttttaataaaagtaaaatactaATACTGTGATAAGatctaaaagaaattatttcaattttggcaaatatttttacagtggtcatttatatagattactaattaataatcattgtgCATACCTTTTGTACATTTTTGATCActacataaaaaacattataccatacaaatttatttaaacatgtttactgaaatgttttttattctcaGGAGGCTGTTAGGCTTAATAACCCTATGCAAGTTTACAAATCAAATAGAACTAAATGAAGTCTGCAGAGTACATGAGTCGCTCAAAGTGAAGTATTCCAACACATTGTATGACTCAAGAGCTTTTATGTTCGGACCAGGCAGCAATATGAAAAAGCCTGAGCAGGAACCAGAGTTATACAGCCTTTTAACTGATGATAAAGTCTCTAAAGAAAGCAGCATGAGTGATAAGTGAGTTATGTTTTTTCCAtaatttcaagtaaatattaattatggatATTGAATATACTCATACGGTTTTACTCATGTActaaagtagtcggaatcgccgaccagtttaaGATGTGAGTAAAACTGTCTTGTTTTCGacaaatttaatatgtctcgcgtaatttttaataataactattaatatacTCATACATATCTAGCATAAAACTGAACTTTCATTCCGTACTAGCACCTTAAGTTATTGATATTGccaactttgttttaaaaaatttaataaatttgtaaactgTCCCTTTAATCTACAAGTATGTATTGCAGAGGATCCCTACCAAGCGAACAACCAGACAGCTTTTCCTCATCAGAAAGCTTTCCACATTCCATCACTTCAACAGCTTCTTATCCCCAAGAGGAAAACTTTACAACACCATCCAACTTCAAAACACATGCCATGTTTTACGGAGAGAGTGATCCAGTACCTGACTTAGAGCAAAATGTAGCGGAATTGATCAACTCTCTGTTCTGGGTTGTTGAGTCTAAACGCCTTGAAAGATCTAGGGAGAAACTAGAGAAAGTTTCACTGCTTTTGGCACCGTTTGAGAAGAAGGATTTTGTAGGTAATTAACTATTCTTAAATTCTAAGGACAAAAGTATTGATATTGAAAATAGATaacagattatttatttaaattaaaaagtcttGGAagggttattaaaatatt is part of the Manduca sexta isolate Smith_Timp_Sample1 chromosome 10, JHU_Msex_v1.0, whole genome shotgun sequence genome and harbors:
- the LOC115440224 gene encoding U6 snRNA-associated Sm-like protein LSm7; its protein translation is MASKEGGDKGKSGQNSGDNKEKRRKESILDLSKYLEKSIRVKFAGGREAAGILKGYDPLLNLVLDNTTEFLRDPDDPYKLLDDTRALGLVVCRGTSVVLICPMDGMEAIPNPFITQEG